One genomic window of Malaciobacter molluscorum LMG 25693 includes the following:
- the hemL gene encoding glutamate-1-semialdehyde 2,1-aminomutase: MFENSITAYEEAKNVIPGGVDSPVRAFKSVGGTPPFIDRGEGAYLYDIDGNKYLDFVQSWGPLIFGHCDKDIEQAVIETAKKGLSFGAPTVLETKLANEIVEMYDNIDKVRFVNSGTEAVMSAIRLARGVTGKNNILKFEGCYHGHSDSLLVQAGSGMATFGSPSSPGVPADLTKHTILCEYNNIEDLRKCFEASDDIACLIIEPIAGNMGFVPANEEFLEECRRLCDENGTLLIFDEVMSGFRASLTGAHGVVKPNADIVTFGKVIGGGMPVGAFASNEEIMNNLSPDGAIYQAGTLSGNPVAMAAGLVSLQKIKADKDLYNRLNAKTQKLLNGFKQAAEKYNIAFQSKSIGSMFGFFFCDIEPKNFKDVGTCDFDRFAKFHHEMLKRGFYFACSQYETGFMCDAISDEDIDNCINAANEVMELL, translated from the coding sequence ATGTTTGAAAACTCAATAACAGCATATGAAGAAGCAAAGAATGTAATTCCAGGTGGAGTTGATTCACCAGTTAGAGCATTTAAAAGTGTAGGTGGAACACCTCCTTTTATTGATAGAGGTGAGGGAGCTTATCTTTATGATATTGATGGAAATAAATATTTGGATTTTGTTCAAAGCTGGGGACCTTTGATTTTTGGACATTGTGATAAAGATATTGAACAAGCAGTTATCGAAACTGCAAAAAAAGGTTTAAGTTTTGGTGCACCAACTGTTCTTGAAACAAAACTTGCAAATGAAATTGTTGAAATGTATGATAATATAGATAAAGTAAGATTTGTAAATAGTGGAACAGAAGCTGTAATGTCAGCTATTAGATTAGCAAGAGGGGTTACAGGAAAAAATAATATCTTAAAATTTGAAGGGTGTTATCATGGTCATTCAGATTCACTTTTAGTTCAAGCTGGTTCTGGTATGGCTACATTTGGAAGTCCAAGTTCACCTGGTGTTCCAGCTGATTTAACGAAACATACAATATTATGTGAGTATAACAACATTGAAGATTTGAGAAAATGTTTTGAAGCAAGTGATGATATTGCTTGTTTAATTATTGAACCAATAGCAGGTAATATGGGATTTGTTCCAGCTAATGAAGAGTTCTTAGAAGAGTGTAGAAGACTTTGTGATGAAAATGGAACACTATTAATTTTTGATGAGGTAATGAGTGGATTTAGAGCAAGTTTAACAGGAGCACATGGTGTTGTTAAACCAAATGCTGATATTGTTACTTTTGGAAAAGTAATTGGTGGTGGTATGCCAGTTGGTGCATTTGCTTCAAATGAAGAAATAATGAACAACTTAAGTCCTGACGGTGCTATTTATCAAGCAGGAACATTAAGTGGAAATCCAGTTGCTATGGCAGCAGGATTAGTTAGTTTACAAAAAATAAAAGCAGATAAAGATTTATATAATAGATTAAATGCAAAAACACAAAAATTATTAAATGGTTTCAAACAAGCAGCAGAAAAGTATAATATTGCATTTCAATCTAAATCTATTGGATCAATGTTTGGCTTTTTCTTTTGTGATATAGAGCCTAAGAACTTCAAAGATGTTGGAACTTGTGATTTTGATAGATTTGCAAAATTTCATCATGAAATGTTAAAAAGAGGATTCTATTTTGCTTGTTCTCAATATGAAACAGGATTTATGTGCGATGCGATTAGCGATGAAGATATTGACAATTGTATAAATGCTGCAAATGAAGTAATGGAATTATTATAA
- a CDS encoding AtpZ/AtpI family protein: MENNKNNYKEPKHQGKLRALDNLSLGISLVVAVALGFAFGYGLKHLFGYDWLLWLGLFWGICAAILNVYRAYKRAQKEFEGLENDPRYAYRAKHGDKKFDDDDDY, from the coding sequence ATGGAAAATAATAAAAATAATTATAAAGAACCAAAACATCAAGGAAAATTAAGGGCTTTAGATAATTTATCTTTAGGTATTTCTTTAGTAGTAGCAGTGGCATTAGGGTTTGCTTTTGGATATGGTTTAAAACATCTATTTGGATATGATTGGCTACTTTGGCTTGGACTGTTTTGGGGGATTTGTGCAGCAATTTTAAATGTTTATAGAGCCTATAAAAGAGCTCAAAAAGAGTTTGAAGGTTTAGAAAATGACCCAAGATACGCATACCGAGCAAAGCATGGCGATAAAAAATTCGATGATGATGACGACTATTAA
- a CDS encoding amino acid ABC transporter ATP-binding protein, producing MLQIKHLNVNFGEKQVLKDINLNINKAEVVALIGPSGSGKSTLLRCLNFLVNPTSGEISIDNITVDAKKATKKDIFKLRQKTAMIFQNYNLFKNMTAIENIMEPMITVQKISKNKAESIATDLLKKVGLLNNKDSYPSEMSGGQQQRVGIARAMAVNSDVILFDEPTSSLDPELVGDVLEVIKNLAMEGQKTMLIVTHEMKFAKDIADKIIFLENGIISFEGTSYEVFQECKNQRVSNFVNKMTENIMEVK from the coding sequence ATGCTTCAAATAAAACATTTGAATGTAAATTTTGGGGAAAAACAAGTTTTGAAAGATATTAATTTAAATATTAATAAAGCAGAAGTTGTTGCATTAATTGGGCCTTCTGGTTCAGGTAAATCAACATTATTACGCTGTCTAAATTTTCTTGTTAATCCAACAAGTGGTGAAATATCAATAGATAATATTACAGTAGATGCTAAAAAAGCAACTAAGAAAGATATTTTTAAATTACGTCAAAAAACAGCAATGATTTTTCAAAACTATAATTTATTTAAAAATATGACAGCAATTGAAAATATAATGGAACCTATGATAACAGTTCAGAAGATTTCTAAAAATAAAGCAGAATCAATTGCAACAGATTTACTTAAAAAAGTAGGACTTTTAAATAATAAAGATTCTTATCCCAGTGAAATGTCCGGTGGACAACAACAAAGAGTTGGAATAGCAAGAGCTATGGCTGTTAATAGTGATGTTATTCTATTTGATGAACCAACTTCATCTTTAGACCCAGAATTAGTAGGAGATGTACTAGAAGTAATAAAAAACTTGGCAATGGAGGGTCAGAAAACAATGTTAATAGTTACTCATGAAATGAAATTTGCAAAAGATATAGCAGATAAGATTATATTTTTAGAAAATGGTATTATTTCCTTTGAAGGAACATCATATGAAGTATTTCAAGAGTGCAAAAATCAAAGAGTTTCTAATTTTGTTAATAAGATGACTGAAAATATAATGGAGGTAAAATAG
- a CDS encoding 3-isopropylmalate dehydratase small subunit: MNIITGKVWNFGANIDTDIIIAARYLNSSDPEHLAKYVMEDADPDFPKKLNKGDIIVAGENFGCGSSREHAPIALKAAGVAAVVAPSFARIFYRNAFNMGLPIFELPEALEIKEGEEISIDLDNGKIINNTTNKTYEFKAIPEFMQELISVGGLINYAKSEIAKENK; this comes from the coding sequence ATGAATATAATTACTGGTAAAGTGTGGAATTTTGGGGCTAATATTGATACTGACATTATTATTGCAGCTAGATATTTAAATAGCTCAGATCCTGAACATTTAGCAAAATATGTAATGGAAGATGCAGATCCAGATTTCCCAAAAAAATTAAATAAAGGTGATATTATTGTTGCGGGAGAAAATTTTGGTTGTGGTTCAAGTAGAGAACATGCTCCTATCGCACTTAAAGCAGCTGGAGTAGCAGCTGTAGTAGCACCTTCTTTTGCAAGAATTTTTTATAGAAATGCATTTAATATGGGATTGCCTATTTTTGAATTACCAGAAGCACTAGAAATTAAAGAGGGTGAAGAAATTTCTATTGATTTGGATAATGGAAAAATTATAAATAACACAACTAATAAGACATATGAATTTAAAGCTATACCAGAGTTTATGCAAGAACTTATTTCTGTTGGTGGATTAATTAACTATGCAAAATCAGAAATTGCAAAGGAAAATAAATAA
- the leuB gene encoding 3-isopropylmalate dehydrogenase, with protein sequence MKTYNISIIKGDGIGPEIIDEAIKVLDAVSYSCGFALEYKEYLMGGAAIDVTGDPLPDDTVKGVLNSDACLFGAIGGEKWDTLPRDKRPETGLLKFREAMGVYANLRPATIYDELVNASTLKPEVIEGVDIMVVRELIGGIYFGKPRENDGFKAFNTMVYTKPEIQRIGKTAFGLAMKRDKRVCSVDKANVLEVSQLWRDTMEEIAKDYPEVQLSHMYVDNAAMQLIRNPKQFDVIVTGNIFGDILSDAASMVVGSIGLLPSASTGDKTAIYEPIHGSAPDIAGQGIANPIATIESAAMMLRYSLGESEAADKIEIAIKKALKDGYRTKDLASYDAKEVVTTSEMGDIIANYINK encoded by the coding sequence ATGAAAACTTACAATATTTCTATCATCAAAGGTGATGGTATTGGACCAGAAATTATTGATGAAGCGATTAAAGTATTAGATGCTGTATCTTATTCTTGTGGATTTGCATTAGAGTATAAAGAATATTTAATGGGTGGAGCTGCAATTGATGTTACTGGTGATCCTTTACCTGATGATACTGTAAAAGGTGTATTGAATTCTGATGCTTGTTTATTTGGAGCAATTGGTGGAGAAAAATGGGATACTTTACCAAGAGATAAAAGACCTGAAACTGGACTTTTAAAATTTAGAGAAGCTATGGGTGTATATGCAAACCTTAGACCAGCTACAATTTATGATGAATTAGTAAATGCCTCAACTTTAAAACCTGAAGTTATTGAAGGTGTTGATATTATGGTTGTAAGAGAATTAATTGGTGGAATCTATTTTGGTAAGCCAAGAGAAAATGATGGGTTTAAAGCATTTAATACTATGGTATATACAAAACCAGAAATTCAAAGAATAGGTAAAACAGCATTTGGACTTGCAATGAAAAGAGATAAAAGAGTTTGTTCTGTTGATAAAGCAAATGTTCTTGAAGTTTCTCAATTATGGAGAGATACAATGGAAGAGATTGCAAAAGATTATCCAGAAGTTCAATTATCTCATATGTATGTTGATAATGCTGCAATGCAATTAATTAGAAATCCAAAACAATTTGATGTTATTGTTACTGGAAATATTTTTGGTGATATACTTTCTGATGCTGCTTCTATGGTTGTTGGTTCTATTGGATTATTACCTAGTGCTTCAACTGGAGATAAAACAGCAATATATGAACCAATTCATGGAAGTGCTCCTGATATTGCAGGTCAAGGAATTGCAAACCCAATTGCAACAATTGAAAGTGCAGCAATGATGCTTAGATACTCTTTAGGTGAAAGTGAAGCTGCAGATAAAATTGAAATAGCAATTAAAAAAGCACTAAAAGATGGATACAGAACAAAAGATTTAGCTTCTTATGATGCAAAAGAAGTTGTTACTACATCTGAAATGGGCGATATTATAGCTAATTATATAAATAAATAA
- a CDS encoding coiled-coil domain-containing protein, protein MESIIALEELIKENETKIALQQKQIKNHESGVNKLSRMALASAENSLEIATELVDKYRKMLEKLQSVEEEELREKEQLVILAERKKYFDAQPSRIKLNKEESSDKKLEVLRILDELPEDVHFEDQELFEMAEKSLELNLYDLEDFHNKLEDIQSEFTAIKEQIENENLQELPTIDSLIPIVVLHFYVLKSNIQDHIKKINDEALEKQKKQEDDKSAKIKKIEDSLKEQEELLQAKQTDKNTKKQEIVDIQSTMKTLHAKLLKTKNIKIEKPIEKKFSGFPKYQDWWIRELWSSHQAYFALFRWKKIINKLCVTTEQKKAWSIIFDRWVFIKKLLSDKGKLAYHYHFAFDSLLYTYAELEEEIELKNIESMETIINKITAKEDFTKNVSFHKINTSYLQFKTEKINKKLKQKKEDILF, encoded by the coding sequence ATGGAAAGTATTATTGCTTTAGAAGAACTAATAAAAGAGAATGAAACAAAAATTGCTTTACAGCAAAAACAGATTAAAAATCATGAATCTGGAGTAAACAAACTTTCTCGTATGGCTTTAGCATCTGCTGAAAACTCTCTTGAGATTGCAACAGAATTAGTAGATAAATATAGAAAAATGTTAGAGAAACTTCAATCTGTAGAAGAAGAAGAGTTAAGAGAAAAAGAACAACTTGTAATTTTAGCAGAAAGAAAAAAATATTTTGATGCACAACCTTCTAGAATAAAACTAAATAAAGAAGAGAGTAGTGATAAAAAACTTGAAGTTTTAAGAATTTTAGATGAACTACCTGAAGATGTACATTTTGAAGATCAAGAATTATTTGAAATGGCTGAAAAATCTTTAGAATTAAATCTTTATGATTTAGAAGATTTTCATAATAAATTAGAAGATATTCAAAGTGAGTTTACAGCTATAAAAGAACAAATAGAAAATGAAAATTTACAAGAATTACCAACAATAGACTCTTTAATTCCAATTGTTGTACTTCACTTTTATGTTTTAAAATCAAATATACAAGATCATATAAAAAAAATAAATGATGAAGCTTTGGAAAAACAGAAAAAACAAGAAGATGACAAAAGTGCAAAAATAAAAAAAATAGAAGATTCTCTAAAAGAACAAGAAGAACTTTTACAAGCTAAACAAACAGATAAAAATACAAAGAAACAAGAAATAGTTGATATTCAATCAACTATGAAAACTTTACATGCAAAACTTTTAAAAACTAAAAATATTAAAATAGAAAAACCTATAGAGAAGAAATTCTCAGGATTTCCTAAATATCAAGATTGGTGGATAAGAGAATTATGGTCAAGTCATCAAGCCTATTTTGCACTATTTAGATGGAAAAAAATTATAAATAAATTGTGCGTAACAACAGAACAAAAAAAAGCTTGGTCAATTATTTTTGATAGATGGGTTTTTATAAAAAAACTTTTATCTGATAAAGGAAAACTTGCTTATCACTATCATTTTGCATTTGATTCTTTATTATACACATATGCTGAATTAGAAGAAGAAATAGAGCTAAAAAATATTGAGTCAATGGAGACTATTATAAATAAGATTACTGCCAAAGAAGATTTTACTAAAAATGTTAGTTTTCATAAAATTAATACCTCTTATTTGCAGTTTAAAACGGAAAAAATAAATAAAAAATTAAAACAAAAGAAAGAAGATATTTTATTTTAA
- a CDS encoding DHHA1 domain-containing protein: MVDKKYRLVTRSDMDGLVCGTLLKYLDIVDEITFVHPKDMQDGKIKIKENDITTNLPYVDGVYLAFDHHFSETLRNEKKDNHIIEDNAPSAAEVVYQYYGGDKRFPSKFKAMMDAANKADSAAFTKEDIFNPKGWELLSFLMDSRTGLGRFREFRVSNYQLMMDLIDYCKDHTIDDILALPDVKERVDLYFKYEDQFKEQLKRCTTVYDNLVIIDYRNEDIIYPGNRFLVYAMYPDTNISIHAVWGKDKQNVVYSTGKSILNKSSNTNVGELMLKYGGGGHKAAGGCQIEHENADKVLNELISKINLDK, from the coding sequence ATGGTTGATAAAAAGTATAGACTTGTAACTAGAAGTGATATGGATGGCCTTGTTTGTGGAACATTGCTTAAATATTTAGATATTGTAGATGAAATTACTTTTGTTCATCCAAAAGATATGCAAGATGGTAAAATTAAGATTAAAGAAAATGATATTACTACAAATTTACCTTATGTAGATGGGGTATATTTAGCATTTGACCATCACTTTAGTGAAACATTAAGAAATGAGAAAAAAGATAATCATATTATAGAAGATAATGCCCCAAGTGCAGCAGAAGTTGTTTATCAATATTATGGTGGTGACAAAAGATTTCCTTCAAAATTTAAAGCAATGATGGATGCAGCAAATAAAGCGGATAGTGCAGCATTTACAAAAGAAGATATATTTAATCCAAAAGGTTGGGAATTGCTAAGTTTCCTAATGGATAGTAGAACAGGTCTTGGTAGATTTAGAGAATTTAGAGTTTCAAATTATCAGTTAATGATGGATTTAATAGATTATTGTAAAGACCATACAATTGATGATATTTTAGCATTACCCGACGTAAAAGAGAGAGTAGATTTATATTTTAAATATGAAGATCAATTTAAAGAGCAATTAAAAAGATGTACAACTGTATATGATAATTTAGTAATTATTGATTATAGAAATGAAGATATTATTTATCCTGGTAATAGATTTTTAGTATATGCAATGTATCCAGATACAAATATTTCTATACATGCAGTATGGGGAAAAGATAAACAAAATGTAGTTTATAGTACAGGAAAATCAATACTTAATAAATCATCTAATACAAATGTAGGTGAATTGATGCTTAAATATGGTGGCGGAGGTCATAAAGCCGCAGGTGGATGTCAAATAGAACATGAAAATGCAGATAAAGTATTAAATGAATTAATTTCTAAAATAAATCTTGATAAATAA
- a CDS encoding tellurium resistance protein TerC, producing the protein MNKKLTNISGIFLLFSLILSIFYEFKFITSLFPSGIFALLSSIILFFKLNKSKKIFISIFTFLGVLFYMIAYYLDSSIDLTKMITSNQFLLSLLISVHFLRLISLSNIEKQDVLPIGKKAFFKTYLGLHLFGSVINLSVVLLVADNLYKKAKLTKEQLIVLTRAFSSDAYWSPFFVAFAAATTYAHNSNINYVILFGLLLSFLSFIYTYYELKYKQKYSLTNFVGFPLSTQTIWLPFLLLLLVSFSHYIFRDIKVIVLISFYCILVVFIFLSFKYNIKKSVKKIISHSKNKLPSMHSELILFLVAGLFGSAVSNLLLINNINLPFSTFDGVTASIILAIIIIVSFAGIHPIISISILGHWMNTMPINQTLMAVMFLFAWGISVGSSPISGLNLTLQARYEVKIKELFSINIFYAFLSYLFSSLCLVILSYFLSI; encoded by the coding sequence ATGAATAAAAAACTAACAAATATAAGTGGAATATTTCTTCTTTTTAGTTTAATATTATCTATTTTTTATGAATTTAAATTTATTACTTCTTTATTTCCAAGTGGAATATTTGCACTTTTATCTTCAATAATACTTTTTTTTAAACTTAATAAATCTAAAAAAATATTTATATCAATATTTACTTTTTTAGGTGTTCTTTTTTATATGATAGCTTATTATTTAGATTCATCTATTGATTTAACTAAGATGATTACTTCAAATCAGTTTTTATTGTCTTTACTTATTTCTGTTCATTTTTTAAGATTGATTTCTTTATCTAATATAGAGAAACAAGATGTTTTGCCTATTGGTAAAAAGGCTTTTTTTAAAACATATTTAGGTTTACACCTTTTTGGTTCTGTCATAAATTTATCTGTTGTGTTATTAGTTGCAGATAATTTATATAAAAAAGCAAAACTTACAAAAGAACAACTTATTGTTTTAACAAGAGCTTTTTCATCAGATGCTTATTGGTCTCCTTTTTTTGTAGCATTTGCTGCTGCAACAACATATGCACATAATAGTAATATAAATTATGTAATATTATTTGGATTATTACTTTCATTTTTGAGTTTTATTTATACTTATTATGAACTAAAATATAAACAAAAATATTCTTTAACAAACTTTGTTGGATTTCCTCTATCTACACAAACTATTTGGTTACCATTTTTATTATTGTTATTAGTTAGTTTTTCTCACTATATTTTTAGAGATATAAAAGTAATAGTTCTAATCTCTTTTTATTGTATTTTAGTTGTATTTATATTTTTAAGTTTTAAATATAATATTAAAAAATCAGTTAAGAAAATTATTTCTCATAGTAAAAATAAATTACCATCTATGCATTCAGAATTAATTTTATTTTTAGTAGCAGGATTATTTGGTTCTGCTGTTAGTAATTTATTATTGATAAATAATATAAATCTACCTTTTTCAACGTTTGATGGTGTAACAGCATCAATTATCTTAGCAATTATTATAATCGTTTCTTTTGCAGGAATTCATCCTATTATTTCTATATCTATTTTAGGTCATTGGATGAATACAATGCCAATAAATCAGACTTTAATGGCAGTTATGTTTCTTTTTGCATGGGGTATATCAGTTGGGTCAAGTCCTATTTCTGGATTAAATCTGACTCTTCAAGCAAGATATGAAGTAAAAATAAAAGAGCTATTTTCTATTAATATTTTTTATGCATTTTTGAGTTATCTATTTTCTAGTTTATGTCTAGTTATTCTTTCATATTTTCTAAGTATTTAA
- the rpoD gene encoding RNA polymerase sigma factor RpoD, giving the protein MSAKDLNKSIEQIVKEYKDSILTYEKIIKIFPKAPSSANVKKLIALVQLYNVQLISSQEQAKRMNAEEAKRKEEHRNRLKENEEDVYDLLKSKELLEWSRSDSPVRMYLREMGQIPLLTKEEEIEISKKIEMGEDVILDAICYVPYLIDFILEYKEPLVNRERKVKELFRNFDDEDSDDNDDDNDSDSDDDIDDDDDSKGKKQKKLDKRAETIIAAFKVLEKAKKDWLKFLTKESAKSDDELDVMQHNLAIAFKKKILKEALLDLGPTSKLISEIVKAMETALKSDTGFDNELKRLEYKLPLFNDILKKNHQKILDNILNLSKAQITSMVPEATMVSTYMEIKKLFQTAEASKDGFDLEPEELKDVLEQIKRGKQITDKAKTRMAKSNLRLVVSIAKRYTNRGLPFLDLIQEGNIGLMKAVDKFEYKKGYKFSTYATWWIRQAISRAIADQARTIRIPIHMIETINRINKIIRKGIQENGKEPDVEDIAKEVGLPVDKVKQVIKITKEPVSLEAPIGSDDDGKFGDFVPDEKAPTPVDNIMKEDLQGQIDQILAQLNEREQAVVRMRFGLMEDASDRTLEEIGKELSVTRERVRQIESSAIKKLKHPKVGKNLKNYVES; this is encoded by the coding sequence ATGAGTGCAAAAGATTTAAATAAATCGATAGAACAAATTGTTAAAGAGTACAAGGATTCTATTTTAACTTACGAAAAAATCATTAAAATCTTTCCAAAAGCACCTTCATCTGCAAACGTTAAAAAACTTATAGCTTTAGTACAACTATATAATGTTCAACTTATTAGTTCACAAGAACAAGCTAAAAGAATGAATGCTGAAGAGGCAAAAAGAAAAGAAGAACATAGAAATAGGTTAAAAGAGAACGAAGAAGATGTTTATGATTTACTAAAAAGTAAAGAACTTTTAGAATGGAGTCGTTCAGATTCACCTGTAAGAATGTATTTAAGAGAAATGGGGCAAATTCCACTTCTTACAAAAGAAGAAGAGATAGAAATATCTAAAAAAATTGAAATGGGTGAAGATGTAATTTTAGATGCTATTTGTTACGTTCCATACTTAATTGATTTTATTCTTGAATATAAAGAACCACTAGTTAATAGAGAAAGAAAAGTTAAAGAACTTTTCAGAAACTTCGATGATGAAGACTCTGATGACAATGATGATGATAATGATTCAGACAGTGATGATGATATAGATGACGATGATGACTCAAAAGGGAAAAAACAAAAAAAACTTGATAAAAGAGCGGAAACTATTATTGCTGCTTTTAAAGTTTTAGAAAAAGCAAAAAAAGATTGGTTAAAGTTTTTAACTAAAGAGTCTGCTAAATCTGATGATGAACTTGATGTTATGCAACATAACCTTGCAATTGCATTCAAAAAGAAAATATTAAAAGAAGCACTATTAGACTTAGGTCCTACTTCTAAATTAATTTCTGAAATTGTAAAAGCAATGGAAACAGCATTAAAATCTGATACAGGTTTTGATAATGAGTTAAAAAGATTAGAGTATAAATTACCTCTTTTTAATGATATATTAAAGAAAAATCACCAAAAGATTTTAGATAATATTTTAAATTTATCTAAAGCACAAATTACTTCTATGGTTCCTGAAGCTACTATGGTTAGTACATATATGGAAATAAAAAAACTTTTCCAAACAGCTGAAGCTAGTAAAGATGGATTTGACTTAGAACCAGAAGAATTAAAAGATGTTCTAGAACAAATCAAAAGAGGTAAACAAATTACTGATAAAGCAAAAACTAGAATGGCAAAATCTAACCTTAGACTTGTTGTATCAATTGCAAAAAGATATACAAACAGAGGTCTTCCTTTCTTAGACTTAATTCAAGAAGGAAATATTGGTCTTATGAAAGCAGTTGATAAGTTTGAATATAAAAAAGGTTATAAATTTTCTACTTATGCTACTTGGTGGATTAGACAAGCAATTTCAAGAGCAATTGCAGACCAAGCAAGAACTATTAGAATACCAATTCATATGATTGAAACAATCAACAGAATTAATAAAATTATTAGAAAAGGTATTCAAGAAAATGGTAAAGAGCCAGATGTAGAAGATATTGCAAAAGAAGTAGGACTTCCTGTTGATAAAGTAAAACAAGTAATCAAAATTACAAAAGAGCCTGTTTCACTTGAAGCACCTATTGGTAGTGATGATGATGGTAAATTTGGAGATTTTGTTCCAGATGAAAAAGCTCCAACTCCAGTTGATAATATAATGAAAGAAGATTTACAAGGTCAAATTGATCAAATTTTAGCTCAATTAAATGAAAGAGAACAAGCAGTTGTTAGAATGAGATTTGGTCTTATGGAAGATGCTAGTGATAGAACGCTTGAAGAGATCGGAAAAGAGTTAAGTGTAACAAGAGAAAGAGTAAGACAAATAGAATCAAGTGCAATAAAAAAATTAAAACACCCGAAAGTTGGGAAAAATCTTAAAAATTATGTAGAGAGTTAA
- a CDS encoding amino acid ABC transporter permease has product MNFDFVWFIGLFPIVLPALKLTVSISIISLFLTLIVSILIAIIRYYKVKFLYHIFGLYITFFRATPLVAQLFILYFGFPSIFPFLESMTAFQATIIALTLNTSAFMAEDLRGSLESIDYGQNEAGYSIGMTKFQTMKRIILPQAFIFALPSIGNRFIGIIKGTALGFTVGLADIMATSKMEAALSLRFFEAYLCVTIIYLFLVIIVERVLKYIEKRVEKVS; this is encoded by the coding sequence ATGAACTTTGATTTTGTATGGTTTATTGGTTTATTTCCTATTGTTCTTCCTGCTTTAAAATTAACAGTATCAATTTCTATTATATCGTTATTTTTAACTTTAATTGTATCTATTCTTATTGCTATAATTAGATATTATAAAGTAAAGTTTTTATATCACATATTTGGATTATATATTACTTTTTTTAGAGCAACACCTTTAGTAGCACAACTATTTATTTTGTACTTTGGATTTCCTAGCATATTTCCTTTTTTAGAATCTATGACAGCTTTTCAAGCAACAATAATTGCATTGACATTAAATACATCCGCTTTTATGGCAGAAGATTTAAGAGGTTCATTAGAATCAATAGATTATGGTCAAAATGAAGCAGGTTATTCTATAGGAATGACAAAATTTCAAACAATGAAACGTATTATTTTACCACAAGCCTTTATTTTTGCATTGCCTTCAATAGGTAATAGATTTATTGGAATAATTAAAGGTACAGCGTTAGGATTTACTGTTGGATTAGCTGATATTATGGCAACATCAAAAATGGAAGCAGCACTTAGTTTACGTTTTTTTGAAGCATATTTGTGTGTTACAATTATATACTTATTTTTAGTTATTATTGTGGAAAGAGTATTAAAGTATATTGAAAAAAGAGTGGAAAAAGTGTCTTAA